Proteins from a single region of Kluyveromyces lactis strain NRRL Y-1140 chromosome C complete sequence:
- the ERC1 gene encoding Erc1p (similar to uniprot|Q05497 Saccharomyces cerevisiae YDR338C), translating into MNQESEYLCDSMDRPRYDTINDNTRYESDGESASSGDAIDNRYRLMSPDADRDDFIDEDFIEDLTAPTSSRNEVSYILSNSALITLTFLMEYSLAIISLFVIGHVCKSSDALASASLAVMTYNITGLAFVEGMATSLDTFCSQAYGAKKYAKVGLYSFRCAAMIMTGIFPVIISWWFSASWLGYVIAEQDILPEIQLFLRIISFGLPGLIFFETGKRFLQSQGHFQAGTYSLLITVPVNIILVYSFTRYIGYAGAPLGIAISHWFMALMLLVYCKFWRKETLICWYPMFSSMFHFKRLFCSWKPMWNLAFPGLLMIEAEYLSFEVLTIMSTYLGVKAIAAQSVVSNIGSLIYQIPFAMGCVVSTRVANYVGTESVNNAKICINTSYVIAAFVGIANCCLILTGDKNLAYLFTKDKEVVELYRHVAPILAVNQLYDAFTTFSAAILRAQGRQQVGSLLNIIAYYFIALPLSGWLTFGKFQLGLKGLWYGCGTGILLLAFALSYCVFNSNWENIVEECHRREKEENEVDLESMASNMSNIIDV; encoded by the coding sequence ATGAATCAAGAGAGTGAGTATCTCTGTGACTCTATGGATAGACCGCGATACGATACAATCAATGACAATACTAGATATGAAAGTGATGGAGAATCTGCATCTTCTGGCGATGCCATAGACAATCGATATCGACTAATGAGTCCAGATGCAGATCGCGATGACTTTATTGACGAAGACTTCATAGAGGATCTTACTGCCCCAACAAGCTCTAGGAATGAAGTCTCCTATATCTTAAGCAACTCCGCTCTAATTACATTAACTTTTCTAATGGAATACTCTTTGGCtattatttctttatttgtCATCGGTCATGTCTGTAAATCAAGTGATGCCTTAGCTTCCGCATCTTTGGCGGTAATGACTTACAATATTACTGGTTTAGCATTTGTGGAGGGTATGGCCACTTCTTTGGATACCTTTTGCTCACAAGCGTATGGTGCCAAGAAATATGCAAAAGTTGGTTTATATTCATTCCGTTGTGCAGCGATGATAATGACAGGTATTTTCCCTGTGATTATATCATGGTGGTTCAGTGCTTCATGGTTAGGTTATGTGATTGCTGAACAGGATATCCTCCCAGAGATACAACTTTTCTTGAGAATAATATCGTTTGGGTTGCCAGGGCTGATTTTTTTCGAAACTGGTAAGAGATTCCTTCAATCACAGGGCCATTTCCAAGCAGGAACATACTCCTTGTTGATTACAGTTCCAGTTAATATTATTCTAGTGTATTCATTTACTCGTTACATTGGATATGCTGGTGCTCCTCTAGGTATCGCCATATCGCACTGGTTTATGGCCTTAATGCTACTGGTTTATTGCAAATTTTGGAGAAAGGAAACTCTGATTTGTTGGTATCCCATGTTCTCTTCAATGTTCCACTTTAAAAGATTATTTTGCAGCTGGAAACCTATGTGGAATTTGGCATTTCCTGGTTTACTCATGATTGAAGCAGAGTACCTTTCTTTCGAAGTATTGACTATTATGTCTACATATCTCGGTGTCAAGGCTATAGCAGCACAATCAGTCGTATCGAACATAGGATCTTTGATATATCAAATCCCATTCGCAATGGGTTGCGTAGTTTCCACAAGGGTTGCTAATTATGTTGGGACAGAATCGGTCAACAACGCGAAGATCTGTATTAATACGTCGTACGTGATAGCAGCGTTTGTAGGGATTGCGAATTGTTGTTTGATTTTAACAGGTGACAAGAATTTAGCGTATTTGTTCACTAAAGACAAAGAGGTCGTTGAGTTATATCGTCATGTCGCTCCAATTTTGGCAGTTAACCAATTATATGATGCATTCACAACTTTTAGCGCTGCGATATTACGTGCACAAGGACGGCAGCAAGTTGGCAGCCTGTTAAATATCATAGCATACTATTTTATCGCATTGCCTTTAAGTGGATGGCTAACTTTTGGTAAATTTCAGTTGGGATTAAAAGGGCTTTGGTACGGATGCGGTACCGGGATCTTATTACTGGCGTTTGCTTTGAGCTATTgtgttttcaattccaattgGGAAAACATAGTGGAAGAATGCCatagaagagaaaaagaagaaaatgaggTTGACTTAGAGAGTATGGCAAGTAACATGAGCAATATTATCGATGTTTGA
- the MHR1 gene encoding mitochondrial 54S ribosomal protein mL67 (similar to uniprot|Q06630 Saccharomyces cerevisiae YDR296W MHR1 Protein involved in homologous recombination in mitochondria and in transcription regulation in nucleus binds to activation domains of acidic activators required for recombination-dependent mtDNA partitioning) gives MSKHLAITKFRPANWLQKAGYAPQVFLFRNLESGQVLYSQFPTFSWKQIDTNFQRPNWENKKPSTRRDIWKCMAVVDLPDYDKSVKVYQNLCRLRYLRDVTFSKQAKDMRKKNESGHTWYSSQYRPTYSQEAVADLRECLLKLKDVQSSIKVHWEDEWRMGDKEKYWNPVLPELNHTTLERLGNVSREESAILKELGERAKEEFARVRQQESAAQNISL, from the coding sequence ATGAGCAAGCATTTAGCTATTACCAAGTTCCGTCCAGCCAACTGGCTACAGAAAGCAGGGTATGCACCACAAGTCTTTTTATTCAGAAACCTAGAGAGTGGACAAGTGCTGTACTCTCAATTCCCGACTTTTTCTTGGAAGCAAATTGATACCAATTTCCAAAGACCCAACTGGGAGAATAAGAAACCAAGCACCAGACGTGATATTTGGAAATGTATGGCTGTTGTTGATCTACCAGACTACGACAAGAGTGTAAAAGTATACCAGAATTTGTGCAGATTAAGATATCTCCGTGATGTGACATTCAGTAAACAGGCAAAAGACatgagaaagaagaatgagTCCGGCCACACATGGTACTCATCGCAATACAGACCAACATACTCTCAAGAAGCGGTTGCCGATTTGCGAGAATGTCTCCTAAAGTTGAAAGACGTCCAATCGTCCATTAAGGTCCATTGGGAAGACGAATGGAGAATGGGGGATAAAGAGAAATACTGGAACCCAGTATTGCCAGAGTTGAATCACACAACACTAGAACGTTTGGGGAACGTTTCCAGAGAGGAAAGTgcaattttgaaagaactaGGCGAAAGAGCCAAAGAAGAGTTCGCAAGAGTGAGACAACAGGAGTCAGCTGCTCAAAACATCTCTCTATGA
- the HDA2 gene encoding Hda2p (similar to uniprot|Q06629 YDR295C Saccharomyces cerevisiae YDR295C HDA2 Subunit of a possibly tetrameric trichostatin A-sensitive class II histone deacetylase complex that contains an Hda1p homodimer and an Hda2p-Hda3p heterodimer; required for the activity of the complex; has similarity to Hda3p; Ploidy-related), with amino-acid sequence MNSTSNRTQVFYIPVGLTQVQKDLLEILISIHAESFVSCVDKRLLPELQSKLEKKGTNLKRDLSMTALTDVQLTEWFFENIRAVSNHPCLLVEHYMPRQFLLMEPTERLIYTSDKFGKLNLMVDLLLNRKDKSRPLQVAIISHSVKELDLIEGVMLGKVAKLKRLSGTSLFDEKHEYDDQTSGSRTTNGENSSSSGSVAPEQIGKSKDEYNYSKSRRKNNISQLDWLFLATTTHLTHSEDLLSRYNLDLIISFDPMLDESLPSIFKVRKNGRKTPLFKLLVQDSPDHYLLSKKKPTTTSEKLILDSIVHFLKYRADIKDLISLQQYENIIDSLIKETDPGEFLPSVNPGSSRNNDDLIPFLTNPMELMPLTYGKYELRLQSGPMDIKNYQYILKTLTAERLKQCHVEYEEREKLVLKTRLKETKRLNDFDDLKVNIGQHFKKLKENETKINDSEKRVERTRSELEVLEERLKSLVERKSELVRLLTLEDIAKEIENQKQQHTKLSDEVSSFKKSNDEESFKNDDLRSSYQQKSSEAASEVLKTSALKAEKEELERQLNGPFTKWELIILQEKEAQLKSSLRKMVQQSQFLIQYMNRIQGQYNIENEPAKKSSPATNNSSRYTTRTTRATSPTYT; translated from the coding sequence atgaacTCCACTTCCAACCGGACTCAGGTATTTTATATACCTGTTGGCCTAACTCAAGTTCAGAAAGATTTGTTGGAAATTTTAATCTCGATACATGCAGAGTCGTTTGTCTCATGTGTAGATAAACGTCTACTGCCAGAACTACAATCTaaattagaaaaaaaagggacAAATCTCAAAAGAGACTTGAGTATGACTGCATTAACAGATGTTCAGTTAACTGAATGGTTCTTCGAAAATATAAGAGCTGTCTCGAATCACCCTTGCCTGTTAGTTGAGCATTATATGCCTAGACAGTTTTTGTTAATGGAACCAACTGAAAGGTTGATATACACCAGCGATAAATTTGGCAAGTTAAATCTAATGGTTGATCTTTTATTGAATCGTAAGGACAAATCGAGGCCATTGCAAGTTGCTATCATTTCACATTCtgtgaaagaattggattTGATTGAAGGCGTCATGTTGGGAAAAGTTGCAAAGTTGAAGAGGTTATCTGGaacttctttgtttgaCGAAAAACATGAATATGACGATCAAACTTCTGGTTCAAGAACAACCAATGGTGaaaattcatcaagttcTGGTAGCGTAGCTCCTGAGCAAATCGGAAAATCGAAAGATGAATACAACTACTCTAAGTCAAGACGTAAGAATAACATATCTCAACTTGACTGGTTGTTTTTGGCAACAACCACACATTTGACACACTCTGAAGATTTACTTTCTAGGTACAATCTGGATCTTATCATCAGTTTTGATCCAATGCTGGACGAATCGTTACCATCGATATTCAAAGTCAGGAAAAATGGCAGAAAAACTCCTCTGTTTAAGCTATTGGTCCAAGATTCTCCGGATCACTATTTGTTATCCAAAAAGAAGCCAACTACTACTTCCGAAAAGCTAATTTTGGATTCCATTGTTCATTTTCTAAAGTATCGTGCCGATATCAAAGATCTTATTTCTTTACAACAATATGAAAATATTATTGACTCATTGATCAAAGAGACGGACCCTGGTGAATTTCTCCCAAGTGTAAATCCAGGAAGTTCGAGaaataatgatgatttgattccTTTTCTAACTAACCCAATGGAATTGATGCCTCTAACTTACGGAAAATATGAATTAAGGCTACAATCAGGACCAATGGACATTAAAAATTATCAGTATATTTTAAAAACACTCACGGCAGAACGACTCAAACAATGCCATGTAGAATATGAAGAGCGTGAAAAACTAGTCCTCAAGACCAGattgaaagaaactaaAAGGTTAAATGactttgatgatttgaaggTGAATATCGGACAACATTTCAAAAaactcaaagaaaatgaaaccaaaatcaaCGACTCTGAAAAACGCGttgaaagaacaagatcTGAGTTGGAAGTTTTAGAAGAACGTCTAAAGAGCTTGGTTGAACGCAAATCCGAGCTTGTAAGGCTCTTAACTCTCGAAGATATTgcaaaagaaattgaaaatcaGAAGCAACAACATACCAAGCTATCAGATGAagtttcttccttcaagaaGAGTAACGATGAAGAGTCCTTTAAGAATGACGATTTGAGATCTAGCTACCAACAAAAATCGTCTGAGGCTGCTTCAGAAGTGCTAAAGACTTCAGCTCTGAAAGCTGAGAAAGAGGAGTTGGAACGCCAATTGAATGGACCTTTCACCAAGTGGGAACTTATTATAttgcaagaaaaagaagcacAACTCAAATCTTCCTTACGCAAAATGGTACAGCAGTCTCAATTCCTAATACAATACATGAACCGAATACAAGGCCAATACAACATTGAAAACGAACCTGCAAAAAAATCATCTCCGGCAACGAACAACTCGTCAAGGTACACTACAAGAACTACCAGGGCTACTTCTCCTACGTACACATAA
- the ATP5 gene encoding F1F0 ATP synthase subunit 5 (uniprot|O74190 Kluyveromyces lactis KLLA0C10384g ATP5 ATP synthase subunit 5, mitochondrial precursor): MFSRVFVRSMAASAKAGVKPPVQLFGLDGTYATALFTAASKTTSVEAAASSLNALKETVAKDTKLTSILENPALSAEDRNIVVDTLSKKINLDQSVQNLLKVLAENNRLSLLEHVTSQFSKLTDAYHGLVQATVTTAQPLDSKLFKRVEKALAASSLVGKGKSLKLENVVKPEIQGGLIVEVSDRTVDLSIASRINKLNQVLREAI; this comes from the coding sequence ATGTTTTCCAGAGTATTTGTTCGTTCTATGGCAGCTTCTGCCAAGGCTGGTGTTAAGCCTCCAGTGCAATTGTTCGGTTTGGATGGTACCTATGCCACTGCATTGTTCACTGCTGCCTCAAAGACCACTTCCGTTGAAGCTGCTGCTTCCTCATTGaatgctttgaaggaaactgTTGCCAAGGACACCAAGTTGACCAGCATTTTGGAAAACCCAGCCTTGTCTGCTGAAGATAGAAACATTGTTGTTGACACTTTGTCcaagaaaatcaatttgGATCAATCCGTTCAAAACTTGTTGAAGGTTTTGGCTGAAAACAACAGATTATCCTTGTTAGAACATGTCACTTCCCAATTCTCCAAGTTGACTGATGCTTACCATGGTCTTGTGCAAGCGACTGTTACCACTGCTCAACCTTTGGACTCTAAGTTGTTCAAGAGAGTGGAAAAGGCCTTGGCTGCTTCCTCTTTGGTTGGTAAGGGTAagtctttgaaattggaGAACGTTGTCAAGCCTGAAATCCAAGGTGGTTTAATCGTTGAAGTTTCCGACAGAACCGTCGATTTGTCAATTGCTTCCAGAATCAACAAGTTGAACCAAGTTCTAAGAGAAGCTATTTAA
- the BFR2 gene encoding rRNA-processing protein BFR2 (similar to uniprot|Q66RD8 Saccharomyces cerevisiae YDR299W BFR2 Essential protein possibly involved in secretion multicopy suppressor of sensitivity to Brefeldin A), whose translation MGKKSLAEQIADIANKPQVEDFDIENDEGVFQHGGSDSDVSSGDESEEELKKQHYVAVGKSKLRNVVDQGLAVKDKKYVGSKGSRAELFNDEEMDAPEQGESESEAESGSEESDAVSFRSDSEDVSESEATSESEIEKDREEDEETAMKKEKLAKIVQTQTKQVINNLAHSAQRDASKGYAILQQNKFFDKILDSRIKLQKALSASNQLPLSQQSWDELLDENNSKLLTSTFKVLEKVLTQCVTVRHKFQIGDHINQSENPSDFDNSKKRSFKELVHETVTLDSDLKSYRSAVLNKWSAKVSASSGKSLLQASKFKAINQSADVQVDNQLADMPRLLKRTKLNRSNTKPLLFDEDLQKGLLKELQLEENVEGDIEEENNLDIPKNYDPRRKDNNALDFTQNPYIYDDEDFYRVLLNDLVEKKISNSQQSNGVTLAITSRSENKLKKNIDTKASKGRKLNYSIQEPIANYEASVNTGYKWSDEQIDEFFAGLLGQKINFNEDDELEADTMHNEEDEEIKNDDIQIFG comes from the coding sequence ATGGGTAAAAAGTCTTTGGCCGAACAAATCGCAGACATTGCGAATAAACCAcaagttgaagatttcGACATTGAGAATGATGAAGGTGTATTTCAACATGGTGGGTCCGATTCAGATGTTAGTTCTGGCGATGAGAGCGAAgaagagttgaagaaacagcATTATGTGGCAGTAGGAAAGTCAAAACTTAGAAATGTGGTCGATCAAGGATTGGCCGTAAAGGATAAGAAATACGTCGGGAGCAAAGGGTCTAGAGCAGAACTGTTCAATGACGAAGAAATGGACGCTCCTGAACAAGGAGAAAGTGAGTCTGAAGCTGAATCCGGATCTGAAGAGAGTGATGCAGTATCCTTTAGAAGCGATTCAGAAGATGTATCCGAATCTGAAGCCACTTCCGAGTCAGAAATAGAGAAAGATAGAGAGGAAGATGAGGAGACTgcgatgaagaaagagaaattggCCAAGATAGTACAGACGCAAACTAAACAAGTGATTAATAATTTAGCACATTCCGCTCAGAGAGATGCTTCCAAAGGTTATGCCATCTTACAACAGAATAAATTCTTCGATAAAATTCTAGACTCTAGAATTAAGTTGCAAAAAGCATTATCCGCTTCAAACCAGTTACCACTTTCTCAACAATCTTGGGATGAACTTCTAGATGAAAATAACTCCAAATTGCTAACTAGtactttcaaagttttaGAGAAAGTTTTGACCCAGTGTGTTACAGTAAGGCATAAATTCCAAATCGGTGATCACATAAACCAATCTGAGAACCCTTCTGACTTCGATAACAGCAAAAAGAGAAGTTTTAAGGAACTAGTACATGAAACTGTAACATTGGATTCTGATTTAAAATCATACCGTTCTGCCGTACTTAACAAATGGTCAGCAAAAGTTTCTGCATCATCAGGAAAATCTCTTCTGCAAGCCTCCAAGTTTAAAGCGATCAACCAGTCAGCTGATGTACAAGTGGATAACCAACTTGCTGATATGCCAAGATTACTTAAAAGGACAAAACTCAATAGAAGCAATACTAAACCTTTGTtgtttgatgaagatttaCAAAAAGGTCTACTAAAAGAATTGCAACTGGAGGAAAACGTAGAAGGAGacatcgaagaagaaaataatttGGATATTCCAAAGAATTACGATCCAAGAAGGAAGGATAACAATGCATTAGATTTTACCCAAAACCCATATATCtatgatgacgaagattTTTACAGAGTTTTGTTGAATGATCttgttgagaaaaaaatatctaACTCTCAACAATCCAATGGTGTTACTTTGGCCATCACTTCTCGCTCTGAAAACAAGCTCAAGAAAAACATCGACACCAAGGCTTCAAAGGGTCGTAAACTAAATTACTCTATTCAAGAACCAATTGCCAATTATGAAGCATCAGTTAATACTGGGTATAAATGGTCGGATGAGcaaattgatgaattctttgctgGTTTATTAGGtcaaaagatcaacttcaatgaagacgatgaatTGGAAGCTGACACGATGCACAACGAGGAAGACGAAGAGATCAAAAATGACgatattcaaattttcGGATAA
- the SUR2 gene encoding sphingosine hydroxylase (similar to uniprot|P38992 Saccharomyces cerevisiae YDR297W SUR2 Sphingosine hydroxylase has a role in sphingolipid metabolism catalyses the conversion of sphinganine to phytosphingosine), producing MANIVESAVQHLYLQVKDAMDVSFMNSKAPPASVITKKQDILPWISDGKLALALPVVAYWLYSMFFHYIDTNEVFEQYRIHPSEEVQQRNKASRLEVLKEVILQHFIQTFTGLGMLYLDPVPTSGFEKYEMWKWRQSLPFFVPSVFIKFMYCYGWSMIRIFIGFCIVDSWQYWLHRVMHMNKTLYKKFHSRHHRLYVPYAYGALYNSPVEGFLLDTLGTGIAAIVTQLNHTEQVVLYTFATLKTVDDHCGYALPLDPFQWLFSNNAVYHDIHHQSFGIKSNFSQPFFTIWDKFCDTKYHGFEEYEKKQRRVTIDKYKEFLNKRKLEHQAKLKAMKEKMS from the coding sequence ATGGcaaatattgttgaaagtgCAGTGCAGCACTTGTATTTGCAGGTGAAAGATGCTATGGATGTGTCGTTTATGAATTCTAAAGCTCCACCTGCTTCTGTGATAACGAAGAAACAGGATATTTTGCCTTGGATTTCTGATGGGAAACTTGCCTTAGCACTACCTGTTGTTGCTTATTGGCTTTATTCGATGTTTTTCCATTACATTGATACCAATGAGGTTTTCGAACAGTACAGGATTCATCCAAGCGAGGAAGTACAACAGCGGAATAAGGCCTCAAGATTAGAGGTTTTAAAAGAGGTGATATTACaacatttcattcaaaCATTTACTGGACTTGGTATGCTCTACTTGGATCCTGTGCCGACTTCAGGGTTTGAGAAGTATGAGATGTGGAAATGGAGGCAATCTTTACCCTTTTTCGTACCATCtgttttcatcaagtttATGTATTGCTATGGATGGTCTATGATAAGGATATTTATTGGGTTTTGTATCGTAGATTCGTGGCAGTATTGGCTGCATAGGGTGATGCATATGAATAAGACACTTTACAAAAAATTCCACTCACGTCATCATAGGTTATATGTTCCTTATGCGTACGGTGCATTGTACAATTCCCCAGTGGAAGGTTTCCTCCTTGACACTTTGGGTACAGGCATTGCTGCAATCGTGACACAATTAAATCATACAGAACAAGTTGTTCTATACACTTTTGCTACTTTGAAAACAGTGGACGATCATTGCGGATATGCTTTGCCCCTGGACCCATTCCAGTGgttgttttcaaataatgCAGTGTATCACGACATTCACCATCAGTCTTTTGGTATCAAGTCCAATTTTTCTCAACCATTCTTTACCATATGGGATAAGTTTTGTGACACCAAGTATCATGGATTTGAAGAGTATgagaaaaaacaaagacGTGTCACCATTGACAAGTACAAGgagtttttgaacaaaagaaaactcGAACACCAGGCCAAGTTAAAAGCTATGAAAGAGAAGATGTCATAG
- the NEL1 gene encoding GTPase-activating protein NEL1 (weakly similar to uniprot|P38769 Saccharomyces cerevisiae YHR035W Hypothetical ORF), with product MFELNYGAVPTSRTDCLARVLDCGDDNRGSISAICEPDLTIDGNSSLASSENYTNCKICGGFANFLCSRDSRAGWFCSFCNAYNELGNIPLSSSYLKHLGTAAVPTHSKFAIIIDLNCEFEENLDALKMLQFGSVQSLALITIEDGSVTIHTDGSHITVDAESSSCISHLKKLDTEWFIAKYGLLVRKIWTDQISFGAKLAELLCQRTRSKKRCRRNTALAIFLAQCLNPSQSIAFVFGPCTVAPGKVISMDRKNHIRQHRNIEEDKDVKYWKPSREFYNKMSKSLKFAPCTVFVASMDQVGIWEMRSCLNNFIQYESFNDRNFIYDWQAYIQGKGCYEITRIVIKTSNKLLLNGIFGPVSSLKDKDTHVSDTPKGFGGSGTFRYKGPSSNLPSILISLSVDTSRSAAEALQEMPDKFSFQMECYYKHLNQEYVSVETKFIPSTTLPGEHLLTQNFHWDIMAGSIMKKISFAVLFQGKFYDYDLRWWTLEIVKLLKSLNAIDVPGIKSLQEVTYFMQRSTLLRKRNTSPDEWIVYHWTILNSPLSHIFKMVRPQVYSTTGLIQNTTDILNYAEPLLVDGGNVLVVRDTSVGDSRVDSLKAAADTIYHDGSRFPKPWYRETKPGASQDRFVIARLGLTAEHSLHSDDLTLDKYMALFKSKSTA from the coding sequence atgtttgaattgaattatGGAGCCGTTCCTACGTCCCGGACAGATTGCTTAGCTAGAGTTCTCGATTGTGGAGATGATAACCGTGGATCGATAAGTGCCATTTGTGAGCCGGACTTGACAATTGACGGGAATTCAAGCCTAGCAAGCAGTGAGAATTATACCAATTGTAAAATCTGTGGAGGGTTTGCGAATTTTTTATGTTCAAGAGATTCACGAGCTGGGTggttttgttctttttgtaATGCTTATAATGAACTAGGGAATATTCCATTATCATCGTCATACCTAAAACATTTAGGAACTGCTGCTGTGCCTACGCATTCCAAGTTCGCCATAATCATCGATCTTAATTGTGAATTTGAGGAAAATCTAGACGCGTTGAAGATGTTACAATTTGGTTCTGTCCAGTCATTGGCCCTGATCACGATTGAAGATGGGTCTGTCACTATTCATACTGACGGGTCACACATTACCGTAGATGCAGAATCTAGTAGTTGTATCAGCCATCTTAAGAAGCTTGACACAGAATGGTTCATTGCAAAGTATGGGCTTTTAGTGAGGAAGATTTGGACGGACCAAATATCTTTCGGTGCTAAACTCGCGGAACTTCTATGTCAACGGACTAggtcaaaaaaaagatgtAGAAGAAACACTGCACTCGCTATTTTTCTAGCACAATGTCTAAACCCATCACAATCCATTGCATTTGTTTTCGGACCCTGTACAGTAGCACCAGGTAAGGTTATCTCAATGGACCGAAAAAATCATATCAGGCAGCATAGAAATATAGAGGAAGACAAGGATGTGAAATATTGGAAACCTTCTAGAGAATTTTACAATAAAATGAGTAAGTCCTTAAAGTTTGCTCCATGCACGGTATTCGTCGCATCCATGGATCAGGTCGGAATATGGGAGATGAGATCCTGTTTGAACAACTTTATTCAATACGAATCCTTCAATGATAGAAATTTCATATATGATTGGCAGGCGTATATTCAAGGGAAAGGATGTTATGAAATAACCAGAATTGTTATCAAAACTTCTAACAAGCTATTACTGAATGGGATCTTTGGTCCAGTCTCATCCTTGAAAGACAAGGACACACATGTATCTGACACTCCAAAGGGCTTTGGAGGGTCTGGAACCTTCCGTTACAAAGGGCCAAGTAGTAATCTACCATCAATTTTGATAAGTTTATCTGTTGATACATCTCGCAGCGCTGCTGAAGCCTTGCAAGAAATGCCAGATAAATTTTCCTTTCAAATGGAATGCTACTATAAACACTTGAATCAAGAATACGTTTCTGTAGAAACGAAATTTATTCCCAGTACAACCTTACCAGGTGAACATCTTTTAACCCAAAATTTCCACTGGGATATAATGGCTGGATCcataatgaaaaaaatatcttTCGCTGTCTTGTTTCAAGGCAAGTTTTATGATTACGATCTAAGGTGGTGGACGTTAGAAATAGTAAAACTTCTTAAATCATTGAATGCCATCGATGTTCCTGGCATTAAATCCTTACAAGAAGTAACGTACTTTATGCAAAGATCAACTCTCTTAAGGAAGAGAAATACATCGCCTGACGAGTGGATCGTCTACCATTGGACAATTCTGAATTCCCCTTTAAGTCATATATTCAAGATGGTTAGACCCCAAGTGTATTCGACCACAGGGCTTATTCAAAATACAACTGACATCCTTAATTATGCCGAACCTTTATTGGTAGATGGTGGTAACGTCCTTGTGGTACGAGATACTTCAGTAGGAGATAGCAGAGTTGACAGTTTGAAGGCAGCTGCTGATACCATATACCACGATGGAAGTCGATTTCCAAAGCCTTGGTATCGAGAAACCAAGCCAGGTGCTAGTCAGGATAGATTTGTAATTGCACGACTAGGCTTAACTGCAGAACATTCTTTGCATTCTGATGACCTCACGCTTGATAAATACATGGCACTGtttaaatcaaaaagtACTGCATGA